From the Nocardia fluminea genome, the window AATGCTACGCGCTCGTCCACGGATCCGCCGAGCGCGTTTTGTGCCTCTGTGCGGCTTCGTCCAGCAGGATCCCATACATTGTATGGCGCATCCTGCCGCGAGTCTTGACGGCGTGGCAGTTCGGGCACAGTGCAATCATCATCTGCTCGGGGTGATCCCGCCCCCCTTTCGCGATGTCCTCCACATGGTCGACTTCGAGAACGGGCAGTCCGTTGTCGGTGATGTCTGGGGCCGGCTCGCCGCAGTTGGGGTTTTCGCATCTGCCCCCGCTACGGATCATCACGGCTCGGCGCGCCGCGTGGTACCGAACAGGTTTCGACGTGGTCACTGACTGCCGTACGCACGGACCGCTTGTGATTCTGAGCTCCACGAGCTCGATGCAGCGCTGATAGGCGAGACCGGGATCCGCCTCCCACTCGCCACCGATCGTAGTGTCGACGATCGCGATGGCCGTTTCTGGCGCGACCTCGATGGCATTGGAGAGGTCGGTGGACAGCGCGTAGCAGTCCAGGGAACCATAGCCAGGCACTCGAAGGCGAAGCCGAATTCGCTTGACGCTGTTGCCGTGTCGCGTAAACTCCGACT encodes:
- a CDS encoding HNH endonuclease, with translation MKMIDAAGLELDAEYSVEPDDGHLALILASSSGRWRGQRRRNADYGPALELLISRLQQFEAVVVSAVVDSRNTSTLPESERSLIDGPIDLIAVADVRALCGKLRNAQRPIGRKSEFTRHGNSVKRIRLRLRVPGYGSLDCYALSTDLSNAIEVAPETAIAIVDTTIGGEWEADPGLAYQRCIELVELRITSGPCVRQSVTTSKPVRYHAARRAVMIRSGGRCENPNCGEPAPDITDNGLPVLEVDHVEDIAKGGRDHPEQMMIALCPNCHAVKTRGRMRHTMYGILLDEAAQRHKTRSADPWTSA